A region of Myxococcus stipitatus DSM 14675 DNA encodes the following proteins:
- a CDS encoding SulP family inorganic anion transporter has translation MQGIQSNVSHSPESLGHSPWRQDLVSGFLVFLLALPLCLGIAMASGFPPVAGILTAVVGGLLSSWLGSAALTIKGPAAGLIVIALGAVTELGGGDAVLGYRRALATIVVAACFQVLFAVLRAGRLGDLFPSAVVHGMLAAIGVTICAKQAHVLLGVSPVAREPLGLLAEIPSSVGRLNPEIALIGALGLVLLFGHASLAKRVAWLRRVPAPLLVLAVAVPLGLVFDLEHSHTFTFSHTLFTVGPSHLVNLPDNLLTAVTFPDFSRVLSPTGLKYVAMFALVGSVESLLTVKAVDLMDPLKRRSDLDRDLLATGLGNLVAGLLGGLPMISEVVRSTANLGSGARSRWSNFFHGLFLLLFVAFAPGLIHRIPLAALAGMLIFTGVRLASPGELVKAYRVGVEQVLIFCVTMFVTLATDLLVGVASGIVLKTGIHLLNGASPRELFRPDIQEQVGADAVVLHVRGAAVFTNFLALKRQLARHAEAPCIEVDLTEARLVDHTVMQRLHELEEEHSRQGRRFRVLGLEQHRGLSAHPLSARKKVQGGDLGLTP, from the coding sequence ATGCAAGGCATTCAGTCCAATGTCAGTCATTCCCCTGAGTCCCTGGGGCACTCACCCTGGAGACAGGACCTGGTCTCGGGCTTCCTCGTCTTCTTGTTGGCGCTGCCGCTGTGTCTGGGTATCGCGATGGCCAGCGGCTTTCCGCCCGTCGCGGGCATCCTCACGGCGGTGGTGGGGGGGCTGCTGTCGTCCTGGCTGGGGAGCGCCGCGCTGACCATCAAGGGGCCCGCGGCGGGGCTCATCGTCATCGCGCTGGGAGCGGTGACGGAGCTGGGCGGAGGAGACGCGGTGCTCGGCTACCGGCGGGCGCTGGCGACCATCGTGGTGGCCGCGTGCTTCCAGGTGCTCTTCGCGGTGCTGCGCGCGGGGAGGCTGGGGGACTTGTTCCCCTCGGCGGTGGTGCACGGGATGCTGGCGGCCATCGGTGTCACCATCTGCGCCAAGCAGGCCCATGTGCTGCTCGGCGTGTCACCGGTGGCGAGGGAGCCGCTGGGGTTGTTGGCGGAGATTCCCTCCAGCGTGGGCCGGCTGAATCCAGAGATCGCGCTCATCGGGGCGCTGGGGCTCGTGCTGCTGTTCGGCCATGCGTCGCTCGCGAAGCGCGTGGCGTGGCTGAGGCGCGTGCCGGCGCCGCTGCTGGTGCTGGCGGTCGCGGTGCCGCTGGGGCTGGTGTTCGACCTGGAGCACTCGCACACCTTCACCTTCTCTCACACGCTCTTCACGGTGGGCCCCAGCCACCTGGTGAACCTGCCGGACAACCTGCTCACCGCCGTCACGTTCCCGGACTTCTCGCGGGTGCTGTCGCCCACGGGGCTCAAGTACGTCGCCATGTTCGCACTGGTGGGGAGCGTGGAGTCGCTGCTCACCGTGAAGGCGGTGGACCTGATGGACCCGCTGAAGCGGCGCTCGGACCTGGACCGGGATTTGCTCGCCACGGGCCTGGGCAACCTCGTCGCGGGCCTGCTGGGAGGACTGCCGATGATATCGGAGGTGGTCCGCAGCACGGCCAACCTGGGCTCCGGCGCCAGGAGCCGGTGGTCCAACTTCTTCCATGGCCTGTTCCTGTTGCTGTTCGTGGCCTTCGCGCCGGGGCTCATCCATCGGATTCCACTGGCCGCGCTCGCGGGCATGCTCATCTTCACCGGCGTCCGACTGGCGTCGCCCGGGGAGCTGGTGAAGGCGTACCGCGTGGGCGTGGAGCAGGTGCTCATCTTCTGCGTCACGATGTTCGTCACGCTGGCGACGGACCTGCTGGTGGGCGTGGCGTCGGGCATCGTCTTGAAGACAGGCATCCACCTGCTCAACGGGGCCTCGCCTCGGGAGCTGTTCCGGCCCGACATCCAGGAGCAGGTGGGTGCGGACGCGGTGGTGCTGCATGTGCGCGGCGCGGCGGTGTTCACCAACTTCCTGGCGCTCAAGCGGCAGCTCGCGCGTCATGCGGAGGCGCCGTGCATCGAGGTCGACCTGACGGAAGCACGGCTGGTGGACCACACGGTGATGCAGCGGCTGCATGAGCTGGAGGAGGAGCACTCGCGGCAGGGACGCCGGTTCCGGGTGCTGGGGCTGGAGCAACACCGAGGGCTGTCCGCCCACCCGCTGTCCGCGCGCAAGAAGGTGCAAGGCGGAGACCTGGGGCTCACGCCATGA
- a CDS encoding proton-conducting transporter membrane subunit, with the protein MNTALAPPLLPALGALLLLAPHRGPSWPRHTAALTTALTFCLSLTLSTRLESPFISLLALGTVLAAPRRTLSRGALATLLLTQSAALGFFQANTFVVALLLFIAMTALPDLHLSHESGGSRPRDVVRVYLLIGTAPLCVATLLLGWLGWSPALGALLLVGLCTRLAAVPLHGWLPSWMTRSPWGAGPLWMSLAASLHLLNHWLLPRLPPEWTTDTVVPVLATLGAVTALYGALLAFIQKDLRRMLAFAVLSQTGLMLTGAASTNPEGPHGAWLHCLAAGLAFTGLDLLVRAVEARTGTTDLEQLGGLAERAPRMATLFLLLCLAAMGLPGTLGFVSEDLLLRATLGAHPWHLLLLPPALALNAFTLLRACHRAFLGPARLTPLQDLLPRERWVTTAWVLTVIAGGLAPPALHRSLAPPETDLPSTSHSRALDLTPVSYAREGPSGIPPRRAYREPESTRIRRKRHVPGARTEGVGRCAHGDVAARAGRL; encoded by the coding sequence ATGAACACCGCGCTCGCGCCGCCCCTGCTCCCCGCGCTGGGAGCCCTGCTGCTCCTCGCGCCTCATCGCGGCCCCTCCTGGCCGAGGCACACCGCCGCCCTCACCACGGCCCTCACCTTCTGTCTCTCACTCACGCTGTCCACGCGGCTGGAGTCGCCCTTCATCTCCCTCCTCGCGCTCGGCACCGTGCTGGCGGCACCGCGTCGAACGCTGAGCCGAGGCGCGCTCGCCACGCTGCTGCTCACCCAGAGCGCGGCGCTGGGCTTCTTCCAAGCGAACACCTTCGTCGTGGCGCTGCTCCTCTTCATCGCCATGACGGCGCTCCCGGACCTCCATCTCTCGCACGAGTCCGGTGGCTCGCGGCCCCGAGACGTCGTACGCGTGTACCTGCTCATCGGCACCGCGCCCCTGTGCGTCGCGACGCTCCTCTTGGGATGGCTCGGCTGGAGCCCCGCACTCGGTGCCCTGCTGCTCGTGGGGCTCTGCACTCGACTGGCAGCCGTCCCCCTCCACGGCTGGCTTCCCTCATGGATGACTCGAAGCCCCTGGGGCGCGGGTCCGCTCTGGATGAGCCTGGCCGCGAGCCTCCACCTCCTGAATCACTGGCTCCTGCCACGCCTGCCTCCCGAGTGGACCACGGACACCGTCGTCCCCGTGCTCGCGACCCTGGGCGCGGTCACCGCGCTCTACGGCGCACTCCTCGCCTTCATCCAGAAGGACCTGCGGCGCATGCTGGCCTTCGCGGTGCTGAGCCAGACCGGGCTGATGCTCACCGGCGCGGCCTCGACGAACCCGGAGGGCCCCCACGGCGCCTGGCTCCACTGTCTCGCCGCGGGCCTCGCCTTCACGGGCCTGGACCTCCTGGTGCGCGCCGTCGAGGCACGCACCGGCACCACGGACCTGGAGCAGCTCGGCGGACTCGCGGAGCGCGCACCCCGAATGGCCACGCTCTTCCTGCTGCTCTGCCTCGCGGCCATGGGACTCCCAGGCACGCTGGGCTTCGTCAGCGAGGACCTGCTGCTGCGCGCCACGCTGGGCGCCCACCCCTGGCACCTCCTGCTGCTCCCACCCGCCCTCGCGCTCAATGCCTTCACGCTGCTGCGCGCCTGTCACCGCGCCTTCCTCGGCCCCGCGCGCCTCACGCCACTCCAAGACCTGTTGCCCCGCGAACGCTGGGTGACGACCGCGTGGGTGCTGACGGTCATCGCGGGCGGGCTGGCGCCACCGGCACTCCACCGCTCCCTCGCGCCGCCCGAGACCGACCTGCCGAGCACATCACACTCGAGAGCGCTCGACCTCACGCCCGTCTCGTACGCGAGGGAGGGCCCGTCTGGCATTCCGCCCCGGCGTGCCTACCGTGAACCCGAATCCACACGAATTCGGAGGAAACGACATGTTCCAGGCGCGCGGACGGAAGGTGTTGGGCGGTGTGCTCACGGCGACGTTGCTGCTCGGGCTGGGCGGCTGTAG
- a CDS encoding RNA polymerase sigma factor — MEQSEQERFEAAMEPLLPRLHRFCLALCRGRQEAEDLFQDSLVRAYLSGDAREPGSRLGWLCGIARNQFLENRRSLARRRSLLESVLEGASSVLGSLFMGGVEQPDPEARLCRSEEAELLLVCLHTLPEKFRLVVLLCDVEDLPYEEVARVLALPVGTVKSRHSRGRARLGELFLSAVDRQAQALGEGGRP; from the coding sequence ATGGAACAAAGCGAGCAGGAGCGGTTCGAGGCCGCGATGGAGCCGCTGTTGCCCAGGCTGCATCGTTTCTGTCTCGCCCTGTGCCGCGGCCGTCAGGAAGCGGAGGACCTGTTCCAGGACTCGCTGGTGCGGGCCTATCTGAGCGGAGATGCCCGCGAGCCGGGCTCCAGGCTGGGCTGGCTGTGTGGCATCGCGCGCAACCAGTTCCTGGAGAACCGCCGCTCCCTGGCGCGGCGCCGCTCGCTGCTGGAGTCGGTGCTGGAGGGCGCGTCGTCCGTGCTGGGCTCGCTCTTCATGGGCGGCGTGGAGCAGCCAGACCCGGAGGCCCGGCTGTGTCGCTCCGAGGAGGCGGAGCTGTTGCTCGTGTGCCTGCACACGTTGCCGGAGAAGTTCCGGCTCGTGGTGCTGCTGTGTGACGTGGAGGACCTGCCCTATGAGGAGGTGGCTCGCGTGCTGGCGCTGCCCGTTGGCACGGTGAAGAGTCGACACTCCCGGGGCCGCGCGAGGCTGGGGGAGTTGTTCCTCTCCGCCGTGGACCGGCAGGCTCAAGCTCTTGGTGAGGGAGGTCGTCCATGA
- a CDS encoding proton-conducting transporter membrane subunit, giving the protein MTPAELPEGWFAAAVPLCPLVAFAGLGAVMLLHRTPSERWVARWVLGSLWLALGCAAVTAVRYVSRSWTVLEVNPGPLLAHGLASLEPSLRIDGLSVTMMLLTSTLTLLLGRFSVTYLHREPGFARFFLLLALFASGMSWVVESGSLAILFVGWEWVGLASVLLIGFFQERASPVDAGLVALGTYRFCDLGLVVAVALLHHLLGTTQWSSLFGARAALFLGPGPATVLSLCLLLAAMGKSAQLPFSPWLPRAMEGPTPSSALFYGALSVHAGPYLLLRAAPLLAQAPLARGALVVVGLLTALHATLVWRVQTDAKGALAYGVLTHLGLMFAEVGLGLHTLALVHLVAHVCLRSLQLLRAPSALRDAQARRSALRGAPAPAIARAHGHLPSRLYRLALERFALDVLLQRGGTHPLSRLGRWLDALERRWATTVEGVTPSPTLPHPAEPAPSNPSTGAA; this is encoded by the coding sequence ATGACACCTGCTGAGCTGCCCGAAGGTTGGTTCGCGGCGGCGGTCCCCCTGTGCCCCCTGGTGGCGTTCGCCGGCTTGGGCGCCGTGATGCTCCTGCACCGGACTCCGAGCGAGCGCTGGGTGGCGAGATGGGTCCTCGGCTCCTTGTGGCTCGCGCTCGGCTGCGCGGCGGTGACCGCGGTGCGCTACGTGTCGCGGTCCTGGACGGTGCTGGAGGTCAATCCAGGGCCGCTGCTCGCGCACGGCCTCGCGAGCCTCGAGCCCTCGCTGCGCATCGACGGGCTGTCGGTGACGATGATGCTGCTGACGAGCACCCTCACCCTGCTCCTGGGGCGGTTCTCCGTCACCTACCTGCATCGCGAGCCGGGCTTCGCGCGCTTCTTCCTGCTGCTCGCGTTGTTCGCGTCGGGCATGTCGTGGGTGGTGGAGAGTGGAAGCCTGGCCATCCTCTTCGTGGGCTGGGAGTGGGTGGGCCTCGCTTCGGTGCTGCTCATCGGCTTCTTCCAGGAGCGCGCCTCACCCGTCGACGCGGGGCTCGTGGCCCTGGGCACCTATCGCTTCTGCGACCTGGGGCTCGTGGTGGCCGTGGCCCTGCTGCACCACCTCCTGGGCACGACCCAGTGGAGCAGCCTCTTCGGAGCTCGCGCCGCGCTGTTCCTGGGCCCGGGCCCCGCCACCGTGCTGAGCCTGTGTCTTCTGCTCGCGGCGATGGGCAAGTCGGCGCAGCTCCCGTTCAGTCCGTGGCTGCCGCGCGCCATGGAAGGCCCCACACCGTCCAGCGCGCTGTTCTACGGAGCGCTCTCCGTGCACGCGGGCCCCTACCTCCTGCTGCGCGCCGCGCCTCTCCTGGCGCAGGCTCCGCTCGCGCGAGGTGCCCTGGTGGTGGTGGGCCTGCTCACAGCCCTCCATGCCACGCTGGTGTGGCGCGTCCAGACCGACGCGAAGGGGGCCCTGGCCTACGGCGTGCTGACGCATCTGGGCTTGATGTTCGCGGAGGTGGGGCTGGGGCTCCACACGCTGGCGCTGGTCCACCTCGTGGCCCACGTGTGCCTGCGCAGCCTCCAGCTCCTGCGCGCCCCCTCCGCGCTGCGCGATGCCCAGGCCCGACGCTCGGCCCTGCGCGGTGCGCCCGCTCCCGCCATCGCCCGCGCGCACGGGCACCTTCCCTCGCGTCTGTATCGTCTCGCGCTGGAGCGCTTCGCGCTGGACGTGTTGCTCCAGCGCGGAGGCACGCATCCGCTGTCGCGACTGGGCCGATGGCTCGACGCGCTGGAGCGACGGTGGGCCACCACGGTGGAGGGAGTCACGCCGAGCCCCACACTCCCACATCCCGCCGAGCCCGCCCCCAGCAATCCCTCCACGGGTGCCGCATGA
- a CDS encoding short-chain fatty acid transporter, whose product METLVRIAEALGRFSARFVPSAFSIAVLLSLLTMGLAMGWADAPATKVLDSWGGGFWELLTFSMQMALVMFTGYLLALTAPMRALLEKTAGLARTPRGAVALMAFVSMALAYVNWGLSLVASAMLVRFVARRRPDVDYRLLVACAYFGLGATWHAGLSASAPLLVATPGHFLEKSMGLIPIDRTLFSPFNVLLTVSVVAGLTLLAWALHPKPENVVRVDPAVLRKLGDFVPPERPAEKSIATWLDHARLLNVLFGVLGLLWLGRYLWLNGGWRALNLNVVNFTFLVLAVLLHGTPARLIKAAEEAGTVLHGIVLQFPLYAGIYGIFKATGLTDRIGHLFVSLSTPSTFPAIVYLYSGVVNYFVPSGGSKWAIEAPYLLDAASRLGVAPEKVVLAYAWGDMATDLIQPFWALPLLAVARLEFKDILGFLLVAFLVYLPLVTLAFFLLG is encoded by the coding sequence GTGGAGACCCTCGTCCGCATCGCTGAAGCCCTAGGCCGCTTCTCCGCGCGCTTCGTCCCCAGCGCGTTCTCCATCGCCGTGCTGCTGAGCCTGCTCACCATGGGGCTCGCCATGGGCTGGGCGGACGCACCCGCCACGAAGGTGCTGGACTCCTGGGGCGGCGGCTTCTGGGAGCTGCTCACCTTCTCCATGCAGATGGCGCTGGTGATGTTCACCGGCTACCTGCTGGCCCTCACCGCGCCCATGCGCGCGCTCCTGGAGAAGACCGCCGGACTGGCGCGCACGCCCCGAGGCGCCGTCGCGCTGATGGCCTTCGTCTCCATGGCCCTGGCCTACGTCAACTGGGGCCTGTCCCTGGTCGCCAGCGCCATGCTGGTGCGCTTCGTCGCGCGGCGCCGCCCCGACGTGGACTACCGCCTGCTCGTCGCCTGCGCGTACTTCGGCCTGGGCGCCACGTGGCACGCGGGGCTCTCCGCGTCCGCGCCGCTGCTCGTCGCCACGCCCGGCCACTTCCTCGAGAAGAGCATGGGCCTCATCCCCATCGACCGGACGCTCTTCTCGCCCTTCAACGTGCTGCTCACCGTGTCCGTCGTCGCGGGCCTCACGCTGCTCGCGTGGGCGCTGCACCCCAAGCCGGAGAACGTGGTGCGCGTGGACCCGGCGGTGCTGCGGAAGCTGGGGGACTTCGTCCCGCCGGAGCGGCCGGCGGAGAAGAGCATCGCGACGTGGCTGGACCACGCGCGGCTGCTCAACGTCCTCTTCGGCGTGCTGGGCCTCTTGTGGCTGGGCCGCTACCTGTGGCTGAACGGCGGCTGGCGCGCGCTCAACCTCAACGTGGTGAACTTCACGTTCCTGGTGCTCGCGGTGCTGCTGCACGGCACGCCCGCGCGGCTCATCAAGGCGGCGGAGGAGGCCGGCACCGTGCTGCACGGCATCGTCCTCCAGTTCCCCCTCTATGCGGGCATCTACGGCATCTTCAAGGCCACGGGCCTGACGGACCGCATCGGCCACCTGTTCGTGTCGCTGTCCACCCCGAGCACGTTCCCCGCCATCGTCTATCTGTACAGCGGCGTGGTGAACTACTTCGTCCCCTCCGGAGGCTCCAAGTGGGCCATCGAGGCGCCCTACCTCCTCGACGCCGCCAGCCGCCTGGGCGTCGCGCCCGAGAAGGTGGTGCTCGCGTATGCGTGGGGCGACATGGCCACCGACCTCATCCAGCCCTTCTGGGCCCTGCCGCTGCTGGCCGTGGCGCGGCTCGAGTTCAAGGACATCCTCGGCTTCCTCCTGGTGGCCTTCCTCGTGTACCTGCCGCTGGTGACCCTGGCGTTCTTCCTGCTCGGCTGA
- a CDS encoding DUF2309 domain-containing protein — translation MRQASCLVSSPEDRSSRLRAALARASRVLPAQGPIGVFVHHNTLHAYEHLPFHEAVATASETLGAEGYLSEARFLELYRQGRITDEDLRAVLAQPGAWSPPPPPALLFEEVSGVDRAALGPEALTLLALLHPVEEETEASLRWKREEHSAARRFRADLAPALHWSLVERSARGLHVWMDRVGRDWTMTELACALLTPDLEATVRDVAMRLPRPLPRDVSLRLLGVPATRAEVYAARVAAQLEGVDSPTVEGWLSAEVTCVRAALSAAFGGNGSLDSLRKRLERAPEPFAVSALWSLCRTPPLKAETRPSAAVTQVLSHRELLCRATGEDVNDLLHPHLIRACAAFLDEGHAHWPMPERERGFHAAWVALMREGLGARPDWMEGLDSELSPSRSADDTVLETLDALGVPEAEWEPYLARVLLALRGWAGMMHRLEQHPADRASNAPPARLMDFVAVRLTLERFALLAVARRRLGDSGTLSHLSEATRRALASAPRPERPRGWEGWRFFQWAQLLGLSAMDVMTIPTRERQALLSWLEDFDTRARQRVWQEAYEHHYRMELSRGLECNRLRPSHERTVTKPRFQVLFCMDDREESFRRHFEELDAKHETLGIAGFFGVAFDYQGLDDANAVALCPVVVTPAHAVEERACPEHEPLAKTRAHRRTRWARLEHVLRQGTHALELSWLLAPLLGLLSAPWLLLRLLFPRAVSQWRRGLTTKLLPRPRTRLTSHRDTPLLPRAGKPRGFTLDEQAARVAASLESMGLTKSFAPLVVLLGHGAVSVNNPHQAAYDCGACGGRHGGPNARLFAELANRPEVRAKLQERGLLIPASTWFIGGLHNTTTDEVTLHDADCLPPSHHGELAALREALDRARALSAQERCRRFESARPGLSPAMALRHVEERAEDLGQPRPELGHVTNAACIIGRRALTRGLFMDRRVFLISYDPSQDASGVLVERILLAAGPVGAGISLEYYFSCVDNARHGCGSKLPHNVTGLLGVMDGASSDLRTGLPRQMIEIHEPMRLLLYVEASTQVLSAILERQPPLRDLIGNEWMRLASIDPVTGEQQLFTAQGFQPLEPSMLSLPHVASSPDWCRGHHDFLPPALIRAPSGWPRPLTQVPPGGARHDTC, via the coding sequence ATGAGACAGGCCTCGTGTCTGGTGTCGTCGCCGGAGGACCGGAGCTCGCGCCTTCGTGCGGCGCTGGCTCGGGCCAGCCGGGTCCTTCCGGCGCAGGGGCCCATCGGCGTGTTCGTTCATCACAACACGCTGCATGCCTACGAGCACCTCCCCTTCCACGAGGCGGTGGCCACCGCGAGCGAGACGCTTGGCGCGGAGGGCTATCTCTCCGAGGCGCGGTTCCTGGAGCTGTATCGGCAGGGGCGCATCACGGATGAGGACCTGCGCGCGGTGCTCGCGCAGCCGGGAGCGTGGAGTCCTCCTCCGCCTCCGGCGCTCCTGTTCGAGGAGGTTTCGGGTGTGGACCGGGCGGCGCTGGGTCCGGAGGCGCTGACGCTCCTCGCGTTGCTTCATCCTGTCGAGGAGGAGACCGAGGCGTCGTTGCGATGGAAGCGGGAGGAGCACTCCGCGGCCCGACGATTCCGCGCGGACCTCGCTCCGGCCTTGCATTGGAGCCTGGTGGAGCGCTCAGCGCGCGGGCTGCACGTCTGGATGGACCGCGTTGGCCGGGACTGGACGATGACGGAGCTCGCGTGCGCGCTGCTCACGCCCGACCTGGAGGCCACGGTCCGTGACGTCGCGATGCGGCTCCCGAGGCCACTGCCGCGAGATGTCTCGCTGCGGCTCTTGGGAGTCCCGGCCACGCGAGCAGAGGTGTATGCGGCGCGTGTCGCCGCGCAGCTCGAAGGGGTGGATTCGCCGACCGTGGAGGGGTGGCTCAGCGCGGAGGTGACGTGTGTCCGGGCGGCGCTCTCCGCCGCGTTCGGAGGGAATGGGAGCCTGGACTCGCTGCGGAAGCGACTGGAGCGAGCACCCGAGCCCTTCGCGGTGAGCGCGCTCTGGTCCCTGTGCCGCACTCCGCCGCTGAAGGCGGAGACCCGTCCGAGCGCCGCCGTGACTCAGGTCCTCAGCCACCGGGAACTGCTGTGCCGGGCCACGGGGGAGGATGTGAATGACCTGCTCCACCCGCACCTCATCCGGGCCTGCGCGGCCTTCCTGGACGAGGGCCACGCCCACTGGCCGATGCCCGAGCGCGAGCGAGGCTTCCACGCGGCCTGGGTCGCCCTCATGCGCGAGGGGCTCGGCGCCAGGCCGGACTGGATGGAGGGCCTGGACTCGGAGCTTTCACCCTCCCGCTCGGCGGATGACACCGTGCTGGAGACACTCGATGCGCTGGGGGTCCCCGAAGCGGAGTGGGAGCCCTATCTCGCGCGTGTGTTGCTCGCGCTCCGGGGCTGGGCCGGGATGATGCATCGCCTGGAGCAACATCCGGCGGACCGCGCCTCCAACGCGCCCCCCGCGCGACTGATGGACTTCGTCGCCGTTCGCCTCACGCTGGAGCGATTCGCGCTCCTCGCCGTGGCGAGAAGAAGGCTCGGCGACTCCGGGACACTGTCCCATCTGTCCGAGGCGACAAGACGCGCCCTCGCCTCCGCACCCCGCCCGGAGCGGCCCCGGGGCTGGGAGGGCTGGCGCTTCTTCCAGTGGGCCCAACTCCTGGGTCTCTCCGCGATGGACGTGATGACGATTCCAACAAGAGAGCGCCAGGCGCTGCTCTCCTGGCTGGAGGACTTCGACACCCGCGCGAGACAGCGCGTGTGGCAGGAGGCCTACGAGCACCACTACCGGATGGAGCTCTCCCGTGGCCTCGAGTGCAACCGGCTGCGTCCGAGCCACGAGCGCACCGTGACGAAGCCACGCTTCCAGGTGCTGTTCTGCATGGACGACCGCGAGGAGTCCTTCCGCCGCCACTTCGAGGAGCTGGACGCGAAGCACGAGACACTCGGCATCGCGGGCTTCTTCGGAGTGGCCTTCGACTACCAAGGCCTCGACGACGCGAACGCCGTCGCGCTGTGCCCGGTGGTCGTCACGCCCGCACACGCCGTCGAGGAGCGGGCCTGTCCGGAGCACGAGCCCCTCGCGAAGACGCGTGCCCACCGTCGGACGCGGTGGGCTCGCCTGGAGCACGTGCTGCGCCAAGGCACCCACGCGCTGGAGCTGTCCTGGTTGCTCGCGCCACTGCTCGGCCTCCTCTCCGCGCCGTGGCTGCTCCTCCGACTCCTCTTCCCCCGCGCGGTGAGCCAGTGGCGCAGAGGACTCACCACGAAGCTCCTGCCCCGCCCGCGCACCCGGCTCACCAGCCACCGGGACACGCCTCTCCTTCCCCGCGCGGGAAAGCCACGCGGCTTCACGCTCGATGAGCAAGCGGCCCGCGTCGCGGCGTCGCTGGAGAGCATGGGGCTGACGAAGTCCTTCGCCCCCCTCGTCGTGTTGCTCGGCCACGGAGCGGTGAGCGTCAACAATCCCCACCAGGCCGCCTACGACTGCGGCGCCTGCGGCGGGAGGCACGGCGGACCGAACGCGCGCCTCTTCGCGGAGCTCGCGAACCGTCCCGAGGTCCGCGCGAAGCTCCAAGAGCGAGGACTCCTCATCCCCGCCTCCACGTGGTTCATCGGTGGACTGCACAACACCACCACGGACGAGGTGACCCTCCACGACGCCGACTGCCTCCCGCCCTCCCACCACGGAGAGCTGGCGGCCCTGCGCGAAGCCTTGGACCGCGCGCGAGCCCTGTCCGCACAGGAGCGCTGCCGCCGCTTCGAGTCCGCACGACCCGGACTGTCTCCCGCGATGGCGCTCCGTCATGTCGAGGAGCGCGCGGAGGACCTGGGCCAGCCCCGCCCCGAGCTGGGCCACGTCACCAACGCGGCCTGCATCATCGGACGCCGCGCGCTGACGCGAGGGCTGTTCATGGACCGGAGGGTGTTCCTCATCTCCTACGACCCCTCGCAAGACGCGAGCGGCGTGCTCGTCGAGCGCATCCTCCTGGCGGCCGGGCCCGTCGGCGCGGGCATCAGCCTGGAGTACTACTTCTCCTGCGTCGACAACGCGCGCCACGGCTGCGGCTCCAAGCTGCCTCACAACGTGACGGGGTTGCTCGGGGTCATGGACGGCGCCTCGAGCGACCTGCGCACGGGGTTGCCTCGGCAGATGATTGAGATTCACGAGCCCATGCGGCTGCTCCTGTACGTGGAGGCCAGCACCCAGGTGCTCTCGGCCATCCTGGAGCGACAGCCTCCACTTCGAGACCTCATCGGCAACGAGTGGATGCGATTGGCCAGCATCGACCCGGTGACAGGAGAGCAGCAGCTCTTCACGGCCCAGGGGTTCCAGCCGCTCGAGCCATCGATGCTCTCGCTGCCGCACGTCGCGTCGTCGCCCGATTGGTGCCGAGGACATCACGACTTCCTCCCGCCCGCCCTCATCCGGGCGCCTTCGGGTTGGCCGCGTCCCCTCACGCAGGTTCCTCCAGGAGGCGCACGCCATGACACCTGCTGA
- a CDS encoding virginiamycin B lyase family protein, whose product MHLKKRFVPRSSLLAVCASLLGAPVLASEGQAVPWVCRDSQGTLGSIEELALPTGSGPLSITLGPDLALWYTLAGSNKIGRATRDGVVTEFSLPTPAAGVQQIAASFDGHLWFTELAANKVGRIAPNGTVTEFPLPQRGSSPAGITAGLDGNVWFTELVGNRIGRITPEGVITEFLLPTPGAQPRAITQGFDGHLWFVEQAANKVGSISPDGVIREFDLPVAKAGPSAIVAGLDGHVWFTEQAGNRISRITSDGVVTQFSLPTEGSQPNALAVGPDGQLWFTQLAGNRIGRITYAGAITEYALPTPGSRPSGIVVAPPGRWCVDAHLWFTARGTHKLGKIRALPVP is encoded by the coding sequence GCGCTTCGCTCCTGGGGGCGCCCGTCCTGGCCTCGGAGGGGCAGGCCGTGCCGTGGGTGTGCCGTGATTCCCAGGGCACGCTCGGCTCCATCGAGGAGCTGGCCCTGCCCACGGGCTCCGGGCCGCTCAGCATCACGCTGGGGCCAGACCTGGCGCTCTGGTACACGCTGGCGGGCTCCAACAAGATTGGACGGGCCACGCGTGACGGCGTCGTCACCGAGTTCTCCCTCCCCACGCCCGCCGCCGGGGTGCAGCAGATTGCGGCGAGCTTCGACGGACACCTCTGGTTCACCGAGCTGGCCGCCAACAAGGTCGGGCGCATCGCTCCGAACGGCACGGTGACGGAGTTCCCGCTGCCGCAGCGAGGCTCCAGCCCCGCCGGCATCACCGCGGGCTTGGATGGCAACGTCTGGTTCACGGAGCTGGTGGGCAACCGCATCGGCCGCATCACGCCGGAGGGCGTCATCACCGAGTTCCTCCTGCCGACGCCGGGCGCCCAGCCGCGCGCCATCACCCAGGGCTTCGACGGCCACCTCTGGTTCGTCGAGCAGGCCGCCAACAAGGTGGGCTCCATCTCCCCCGACGGGGTCATCCGCGAGTTCGACCTGCCCGTGGCCAAGGCAGGCCCCTCCGCCATCGTCGCGGGCCTGGATGGCCACGTCTGGTTCACGGAGCAGGCGGGGAACCGCATCAGCCGCATCACGTCCGACGGCGTGGTGACGCAGTTCTCCTTACCCACGGAGGGCAGCCAGCCGAATGCCCTCGCGGTGGGGCCGGACGGCCAGCTCTGGTTCACCCAGCTCGCCGGCAACCGCATTGGCCGCATCACCTATGCGGGGGCCATCACGGAGTACGCCCTGCCCACGCCCGGCAGCAGGCCCTCCGGCATCGTCGTGGCGCCTCCGGGCCGTTGGTGCGTGGACGCGCACCTGTGGTTCACCGCGCGGGGCACCCACAAGCTCGGGAAGATTCGGGCGCTCCCCGTTCCGTAA